The Drechmeria coniospora strain ARSEF 6962 chromosome 02, whole genome shotgun sequence genome has a segment encoding these proteins:
- a CDS encoding ubiquitin fusion degradation protein: MDDLPALRWSAAYTALHPTLTSIKNLSGDKIILPPSALEQLLAAAPSRRPTGAAFGSVDPFGAHDGGLHGGPRENGEQLPHPLMFRLVNPANGNVVHAGIREFSAPEGTLGLSPFLMEALAVDPKHLATAAESAESAVDRPTEDAVPLPLRITVHAQQLPKGTYVRLRPLEAGYDPDDWKSLLERHLRLHFTSLTKDAVLAVQGVRGETFKFLVDRFAPAGDGICVVDTDLEVDIEPLDEEQARESLRRIASRAHAASSRGSSQGGELSIWKEVGGRVAPGDHVDFTLPSWDRARPLVVALGGAQGHGLDLFVSPKSSRQRVPPRESNHVFGDFGPSEGGIKSIAVSPTDAAMDGAEAIMVSVYAPAERMPSSDAVPFTLRARAAAAAADDDDDERAADGSTSVEGQGHGADAERCENCLQWVPGRTMVLHESFCRRNNVACADCRAVFRKGSAEWEAHWHCGQDEACGDDAAGKARHDQVFHTHHRCPACDVVAPSLPDLARHRTTVCPGKLILCRFCHLEVPQEGDPLRPAAEVTLSGMTAHELADGARTTECHLCDRIVRLRDMETHLKHHDLDKVGRAKPDTCRNPLCGRTRHGVGPKGRVGVGVGAAGQGPANDVGLCSVCFGPLYVSMHDPDGRALARRMERRYLQQLMTGCGKAHCANERCRTGRANAGLEPLASEAKAALPEARRLLADVDGEAAPLYFCVDEANQQRRRAAESVAADKVWELAWCVAAAEAERGNVARMREWLQAWAPRR, encoded by the coding sequence ATGGACGACCTCCCCGCGCTGCGCTGGTCCGCCGCGTACACGGCACTCCATCCGACGCTGACGTCGATCAAGAATCTTTCGGGCGACAAGATCATCCTCCCCCCATCCGCTctcgagcagctcctcgccgctgccccctctcgacggccgacgggtGCCGCCTTTGGCTCCGTCGACCCGTTCGgcgcccacgacggcggcctccaCGGGGGGCCGCGGGAAAACGGCGAGCAGCTTCCGCACCCCCTCATGTTTCGGCTGGTGAACCCGGCCAACGGAAACGTCGTCCACGCCGGCATTCGGGAGTTTTCGGCGCCCGAGGGAACCTTGGGCCTCAGCCCGTTCCTCATGGaagccttggccgtcgaccCGAAGCATctcgccacggcggcggagtCGGCggagtcggccgtcgaccgaccgaccgaggACGCGGTCCCTTTGCCCCTCCGCATCACCGTGCACGCCCAGCAGCTGCCCAAGGGCACCTACGTCCGGCTGCGGCCGCTCGAGGCGGGATACGACCCGGACGACTGGAAGTCGTTGCTGGAACGCCACCTGAGGCTTCACTTCACCTCCCTCACCAaggacgccgtcctcgccgtccaggGCGTGCGGGGCGAGACGTTCAagttcctcgtcgaccggtTCGCGCCGGCGGGGGACGGcatctgcgtcgtcgacacggacctcgaggtcgacatcgagccgctcgacgaggagcaggcgcGGGAGTCGCTGCGTCGAATCGCGTCGCGGGCCCacgccgcctcgtcccgcGGCAGCTCccaaggcggcgagctgAGCATCTGGAAGGAGGTTGGCGGCCGGGTAGCACCGGGTGACCATGTCGACTTTACCCTGCCGTCGTGGGACCGCGCGcggccgctcgtcgtcgccctcggcggcgcgcagGGGCACGGCCTGGACCTCTTTGTCTCGCCCAAGTCGTCCCGGCAGAGGGTGCCGCCGCGCGAGTCGAATCACGTGTTTGGAGACTTTGGCCCCTCGGAGGGCGGCATCAAATCCATCGCCGTGTCTCCGACGGACGCGGCCatggacggcgccgaggccatcatggTGTCGGTGTACGCGCCGGCCGAGCGCATGCCCTCGTCGGACGCCGTCCCGTTTACGCTACGGGcccgggccgccgccgccgccgccgacgacgacgacgacgagcgggcgGCCGACGGTTCGACGAGCGTCGAGGGCCAAGGCCACGGGGCCGACGCGGAGCGATGCGAAAACTGCCTCCAGTGGGTGCCCGGGAGGACCATGGTCCTGCACGAGAGCTTCTGCCGCAGGAACAACGTGGCGTGCGCGGACTGTCGAGCCGTCTTCCGCAAAGGATCGGCCGAGTGGGAGGCGCACTGGCACTGCGGCCAAGACGAGGCGTGCGGGGACGACGCCGCGGGCAAGGCTCGGCACGATCAAGTGTTCCACACGCATCACCGGTGCCCGGCgtgcgacgtcgtcgcccccTCGCTGCCGGACCTCGCGAGGCACCGCACGACGGTCTGCCCGGGCAAGCTCATCCTGTGCCGCTTCTGCCACCTCGAGGTGCCGCAGGAGGGAGACCCGCtgcggccggcggccgaggtgacgcTGTCGGGCATGACGGcgcacgagctcgccgacggtgcccgGACGACCGAGTGCCACCTCTGCGACCGGATCGTCCGGCTGCGCGACATGGAGACGCATCTCAAGCACCACGACCTCGACAAGGTCGGGCGGGCGAAGCCCGACACGTGCCGCAACCCGCTCTGCGGCCGAACGCGGCACGGCGTCGGGCCCAAGggtcgcgtcggcgtcggcgtcggcgccgcgggcCAAGGTCCGGCCAACGACGTGGGCCTGTGCTCCGTGTGCTTCGGGCCCCTCTACGTGAGCATGCACGACCCCGACGGCAGGGCGCTcgcgaggaggatggagagGCGCTACCTGCAGCAGCTCATGACGGGCTGCGGCAAGGCGCACTGCGCCAACGAGCGGTGCCGGACGGGACGGgccaacgccggcctcgaaccGCTCGCCtcggaggccaaggcggcgctgcccgaggcgaggcggctgctcgccgacgtcgacggcgaggcggcgccgCTGTACTTttgcgtcgacgaggcgaacCAGCAGCGgaggagggcggccgagagcgtGGCGGCCGACAAGGTCTGGGAGCTCGCCTGGTgcgtcgccgcggccgaggcggaaaGGGGCAACGTCGCGAGGATGAGAGAATGGCTGCAGGCGTGGGCGCCGAGGCGGTAG